One genomic region from Sphingobacterium sp. UGAL515B_05 encodes:
- a CDS encoding DKNYY domain-containing protein yields the protein MMTKVPFKTMLLLLLLTTATQAICANIAQYNRTALLLQDHLGDGYSKIGSRVYYRGKEIPNANAGSFQFLGSGYAKDIWKVYFRGAIIVDASPSTFQFLGDGYASDAWRVYFYGKPLSNATASSFKVLGNGYSKDPWKAYYLGKEINGANASSFENLGRGYAKDNWSSYYRGEKNDKFAGPNTQPLGGQYTKDNWSVFFKNQKVEEASASTFAYLDDGYAKDAWNLFYRGVKVEGGSPNSFKLIGNGYAADPWTVYYQGVKVKGASPSTFKALGGGYAKDSWAVFYRGQELKGAGASTFEYLDNGYARDAYTKFYRGEKLD from the coding sequence ATGATGACAAAAGTCCCATTTAAAACCATGCTCCTTCTTCTTTTGTTGACTACTGCCACACAGGCTATTTGTGCAAATATTGCTCAATATAACCGTACTGCCCTTTTGCTTCAGGATCATCTGGGCGATGGTTACAGTAAAATCGGGTCACGTGTTTATTATCGCGGTAAAGAAATTCCGAACGCCAATGCCGGTTCATTTCAATTTTTAGGTTCGGGTTATGCAAAGGACATTTGGAAGGTTTATTTTCGAGGAGCAATAATAGTTGATGCAAGTCCATCCACTTTCCAATTCCTGGGAGACGGTTATGCCAGCGATGCCTGGAGGGTTTATTTTTATGGCAAGCCATTGTCAAACGCAACAGCGTCTTCCTTCAAGGTATTGGGAAATGGTTACAGCAAAGACCCCTGGAAAGCTTACTATTTAGGCAAGGAAATTAATGGAGCCAATGCTTCAAGCTTTGAAAATCTCGGGCGGGGTTATGCAAAAGATAATTGGTCGAGCTATTATAGGGGTGAAAAGAATGATAAATTTGCTGGTCCTAACACACAGCCCCTTGGCGGTCAATACACCAAGGACAATTGGTCTGTTTTTTTTAAAAATCAGAAAGTGGAAGAGGCTTCTGCTTCAACCTTTGCATACCTTGATGATGGCTATGCCAAAGACGCCTGGAATCTTTTTTACCGCGGAGTCAAAGTCGAGGGCGGCAGCCCCAACTCGTTCAAATTAATCGGAAACGGCTATGCGGCAGATCCCTGGACAGTTTATTATCAGGGGGTAAAGGTTAAGGGTGCCTCGCCATCTACATTTAAAGCGCTTGGAGGAGGTTATGCAAAAGACTCCTGGGCAGTTTTCTATCGCGGCCAGGAGTTAAAGGGAGCCGGTGCTAGCACGTTTGAGTACTTAGACAACGGCTATGCACGGGATGCGTATACGAAATTTTATCGGGGCGAAAAATTGGATTAA
- a CDS encoding AraC family transcriptional regulator, with protein MRYFDFDDSKYGFPLAMDAHRFEDNTDLIFEAGPHTINFFEIMFFEQGSGVAYTNEKRIELCPGTILFASPNQIKQCDFDKNGVKGFHLIFKPEFLESFFQDKTLVYKLPYFYNYSFAPYIVAMGGDFGLFKSMLSEIVFEIGAFRSDSPNMIRALLASILLRLDRLFRAFHHIASESANNNLLTRFKMLLEEHVNSNLNCNQYASLLKIHRNELNRKIKAYTGHSPITLLQHRKIQEIKQRLVLDEQSIAQIAFELHFSDPNNLSRFFKKLTGLSPSAYKQKMQNDSFS; from the coding sequence ATGCGGTATTTTGATTTTGACGACAGCAAATACGGCTTTCCCTTAGCGATGGATGCCCATCGGTTCGAGGATAATACCGATCTGATTTTTGAGGCCGGTCCGCACACCATCAACTTTTTTGAGATCATGTTTTTTGAACAGGGAAGCGGTGTGGCCTATACCAATGAAAAACGCATCGAATTATGCCCAGGTACGATCTTATTCGCTTCGCCCAATCAGATTAAGCAATGTGACTTTGATAAAAACGGTGTCAAAGGATTTCATTTAATCTTTAAGCCCGAGTTTTTGGAATCTTTCTTTCAGGATAAAACACTGGTATACAAACTTCCCTATTTTTACAATTATTCATTTGCACCTTATATTGTCGCGATGGGTGGCGATTTTGGGTTATTCAAATCCATGCTCTCCGAAATTGTTTTTGAAATCGGAGCGTTCCGATCCGACAGCCCCAATATGATTCGCGCATTACTTGCCAGTATTTTACTTCGACTGGACCGGCTATTTCGTGCATTTCATCATATAGCCAGCGAAAGCGCGAACAACAATTTGCTCACTCGATTTAAAATGCTCCTGGAAGAGCATGTCAATTCCAACCTGAACTGCAACCAATATGCTAGTTTACTAAAAATACACCGCAATGAGCTGAATCGCAAAATCAAAGCCTACACCGGACATAGTCCAATTACCCTCCTCCAACATCGAAAAATACAAGAAATCAAACAGCGGCTTGTATTGGACGAACAGTCTATCGCCCAAATTGCCTTTGAACTTCATTTCAGCGATCCTAATAATCTTTCCAGATTTTTCAAAAAACTGACGGGTTTATCTCCTTCCGCCTACAAGCAGAAAATGCAAAATGATAGTTTTTCATAA